In the Mytilus galloprovincialis chromosome 10, xbMytGall1.hap1.1, whole genome shotgun sequence genome, one interval contains:
- the LOC143049549 gene encoding uncharacterized protein LOC143049549 — MANNFSSETQCTGPEISNLSPVDTAIYELKEHLLVDEEFSQEWKKYCPFHKDGNDVIASINAMRTHTTEEEVLQALILTTESLNLHIDSGTINIADKFKKFKHTLQKCLNDLKRDQAYEMKHFVGRAKDIESVMKVFSRDLRDYYNINYIGVCLCGMGGNGKTTLARHIGHKLEERNWSFKEIDFRELKSLLQFIRHILKQFVDARFDESVDSMKLRLFSELEYQIGFKDTLLLLDNIDDIHEYWDDLLKFLEQLMIMLNNNTNNKI, encoded by the exons ATGGCTAATAATTTCTCATCTGAAACGCAATGTACGGGACCCGAAATATCTAATCTGAGCCCGGTAGATACTGCTATTTACGAACTTAAAGAACATCTGTTAGTAGATGAGGAATTCTCTCAAGAATGGAAGAAATACTGTCCATTTCATAAAGACGGTAACGACGTGATTGCCAGTATCAATGCAATGCGGACACACACAACAGAAGAAGAAGTACTTCAAGCACTAATACTTACAACGGAATCATTAAATCTTCATATTGATTCCGGGACAATCAATATAGCAGACAagtttaaaaaattcaaacacacaCTTCAAAAGTGTCTGAATGATTTGAAACGTGATCAAGCATATGAAATGAAACATTTTGTTGGCAGAGCAAAGGATATTGAGTCAGTAATGAAAGTATTTTCTAGAGATTTGAGAGATTATTATAACATCAATTATATAG gtGTATGTTTGTGTGGAATGGGAGGAAATGGCAAGACAACACTAGCTAGACACATTGGTCATAAACTTGAGGAAAGAAATTGGTCATTTAAAGAGATTGACTTTAG GGAACTTAAGTCATTGTTGCAGTTCATTAGACATATCTTAAAACAGTTTGTTGATGCAAGATTTGATGAAAGTGTAGACAGTATGAAATTAAGATTGTTTTCAGAACTGGAATATCAGATTGGATTTAAAG ACACACTTTTACTACTTGATAATATTGATGATATTCACGAATACTGGGATGATTTACTCAAATTTCTGGAGCAGCTTATGATAATGCTGAATAACAACACTAATAACAAG atatag